GCCCCGCGAGGCCGTGGCGGTGGCCGAGGCCAACCGCGACGTGATCATCGGCATCAAGGTCCGGGTCGGCGCCCATGCCTCGGGCACGCAAGGCACGGCGCCGCTCGAGATCGCCCTCCAGGTCGCGGAGGAGACCGGCCTGCCGCTGATGGCCCATATCGACGAGCCGCCGCCGAGCTACGAGGCGGTGCTGGACATGCTCCGCCCCGGCGACGTGCTCACCCACGCCTTCCGGCCGTTCCCGAACTCACCCGTGACCGCGCAAGGCGCGGTGAAGCCGGCGGTGCGCCAGGCGCGCGAGCGCGGCATCCTGTTCGATATCGGCCATGGCAAGGGCTCCTTCGCCTTCAAGACCGCCCGCGCCATGCTGGCCGGCGGCTTCCAGCCGGACACGATCTCGTCGGACGTCCACGCCCTGTGCATCGACGGCCCGGCCTTCGATCAGGTCACCACGATGTCGAAGATGCTCTGCCTCGGCATGAGCCTGAACGAGGTGATCGCCGCCTCGACGGTGAATGCCGCGGTAGCGCTGAAGCGCATGGAATACGGCACCCTGAAGGTCGGGGCGCTCGGCGACGCGACGGTGCTGGCGGTCCGGGACGGACAGTTCGACTACGTCGATGTCCTGGGCGAGCACATGACCGGGGATAAGCGGATCACCTCGGAGGGTGTGGTTTTGCGCGGGCGGTGGTGGCATCCGGTGTAATGCCAACGGCCGCGAGACGATGGTCTTTGGCATCATCGGACCATCGACCTGGCCCATGACTCAGTGCCAGGTCGCTTTGGCCTCGCCCACGGCCATGTCGATGATGGGCAAGACGATGGGTTGGCTGCCGTCGCTGCATTCGACCACGACCTCGCCTTCCACCCACGGCACTCTCTGATCGGCGACGCTGAGGAGCGCCTGCGCGATCTGGCGCGCCTTCGCTACCGCAGCGTCTCTGTCAGGCAGCTCCAGCCAATTCCCCGGGTCGAGAAGACTCTCGAAGATGCTCAGCCTGAAACGGTAGCGTGGCATAAGTTGGAATTGTTTCAAAAATCGACAGGCATGCCGCATGCCCCAGCGATGGCGACTGAGCAACAAACGCGCGACCGGGGATACCCCTGATTCCCTTTGCGGGACGCACCGGATATTTTTTGGGACGCATTGCGCAGACACTGAATCGCAGCGGGCGACCGCGATCGACTGCGCCATGAGCAATCCTGTCGCGACCGAGGCCTCGCGATGCGGGATGGCCTCAAGCCTGGACCAGCACAGCTGACAAGGTTTGATGTCGGAATGACGCCGGTTTGCGTTAAGTCGTGCGGGCGCAACAGGTGAGGAGCACGAGTGCCGCGAATAGCATGCCGCCGGTGCTCTGCATCTCAGCGATAGCGCCGGTCACGACCACTAGAGCACTTCACGATCGCACTGCAATCGCGAAGCTCTCTAGGTCTTTGATTTTGCCGCATTTTCTGCGACGAACCGGCATCCACTCCGTCGAAAAATGCTCTAGGACAGCCAGCCGTACCGCATGGGGGATAGCTACAGCGACTAATCGAAGCCTAACGTTAAAGGCATGACCATCGCATCTAAACAATCAAAGGATTTTTTCAAACTGCCAGAAATCTGGCGGAGAGAGAGGGATTCGAACCCTCGATACGGTTGCCCGTATACACGCGTTCCAGGCGTGCGCCTTCAACCACTCGGCCACCTCTCCGGGCCAGACCTGCGGGGCGCCGGGGCGCCCGTGCGGGTCGGTGCCGTGCTCTAGCGGGGCGCGGGCCGCGGCGCAAGCGGCAGATCGCCGATGGGACGAATTCTCGTCGATGCGACGGCCTCGGGGCTGCAACCGGGGCAGGGTATCGGCCGTTTCGATCAACGGCCGGTGCGTGGGCGCCGGCCGGCCGGGAGCGGCCGCCCGACAACACGACGACGGCCTGTCCGACCGCGCCGCTTTCCGGGCGGGCGTCCCGGACGGGCCCGACCGGCAAGGACAGGCGACGTGAGCAACGACACCGTGAAGGCCGAGAACGCTGCCGAGGACGAGACCAGGCACGAGCGCCCCGTCATCCTGGTGGTGGAGGACGAGGCGCTGACGATCATGGATCTCAGCGACGTGCTGGATGCGGCCGGGTTCGAGGCGCTGCAATCGGCCTCCGCCGAGCGGGCGCTCTCCCTGCTCGAGCTGCGCCGGGACATCGTCGCGCTGATCACCGATGTCGAATTGTCCGGCAGGACCGACGGGTTCGAGCTCGCCCGCGCGGCGGCGCAGATGCGGCCCGATTTGCCGATCGTCGTCGTGTCCGGGCGCAGCAAGCCCGATCCCGACCGGATGCCCGCCCATGCCCGCTTCGTCGCCCGTCCCTGCCGCGGCGACGACATCCTGGACGAACTCAGGATCTTGCTGAAAGCCTAGGGTTGGGCGGAAGCCCCGGCGGCTCCGGCTCGGCCAGCCACACCTCCACGGGCGCGCAGGCCGGCCCGAAATCGAGGATCAGGTTGCGCAGCCGGCGCGCCGGGCTGCCCGGCGCCTCCGGCATCTCGACGGAATCGCCCACCGCCCGCAGGACACCCTCGATCCTGCGACCGCCCAGGGTCAGGCTCACGGGCGTTCCGGTGCAGGTGTCCACGGCTGGGCCTCCTCTCGCTGTCAACCGGGTAACGCGGTGCGGCGAGGGGTGGTCCATGCGGAACGGGATCAAGGTTACGGCCCGGTCACCGACGTGCACGACAGGCGGGCCTGCACCTCGCGGTTGAATACCCGGAGGGAGTGCCCCTGCGCGGGCGTCAGACGCTCCCGCCCTTGAGGGCGCGCAGGCGCAGGGCCCCCGTCTCGGCCGGGCTGCGGGCCGGGGAGAGGCGGCGCTCGATGGCCTCGAACTGGCGGCTCTGCGCGATCAGGAGCCGGCGCAGGGCCGCGATGCTGGCGTGCAGGTCCCGGGCATCGCCGAGCGGATCCGGGGCCAGATGAGCTGTCAGAGGCTGAGTCGGCATGGCCGGCATCAAGGACCGACATGCTTAACCACTGGTAAACAAGCCCCGCCGCGCGGGGCGCGGCGGGGCCGGTCTCGAGGGTGCGGACCCTCGACCCGATCAGCTGCCGGCGCGGTCGCGCAGGGCCGGGATGAACAGGTCCTGCCAGGTCGCCGGCTTGGTCTTCATGATGCCGGCCCGGTTCATGAAGGTCACGAACTCCATGATGCCGTGCGGCGTCGCCGAGAACCGGCTGTCCGGGTCGTCGAGGATCTGGGCGACGTCCTGGGGCGACACCTTCACCTTGGAGGCGCGGGCGAAGATCTCGGCGGTTTCGGCCTTGTTGGCCTTGATGAAGTCGCAAGACTCGTCGAGGGCGGCCAGGAAGGCCTGGGTCATCTTCGGGTTCGCCTCGGTGAAGCGCTTGAGCGCGAACACCACGTCGAGGGTGATGTCGCCGAAGACCTGCGAGGCCTTGAGGATCGTGCGGATCTTCGGGTCGGCGCGCTCGACGCCGGTGAAGGGCGGCGAGGCGAAATGGGCGACGATCTCGGTCTTGCCGGACAGAAGCGCCGCGACCGCCTCCGGATGCGGCAGGCCGACGGTGCTCGAATCGAGCTTGGCGTAGTTCTCCGGCCCGAACTGCTTGGCCACCGCCATCTGCAGCACCACCGCGGCCAGCGAGGTCTTGATGCCCGGAATCGCGATCTTGTCCTTCGGGGTGAAGTCGGCGAGCGACTTGATCTCGGGCTTGTTGACGTTGAGGTCGAGCGCCGTCGTCGACATGCCCGAGATGCCGATCACCTCGGTCTTGGGGCTGCCGCGGCCCTTCGACCACAGGGCGAGGAAGCCCGGCGCCCCGGTGCCGGCGATGTCGAGCGCGCCGGAGATCATCGCGTCGTTGATGACGTTGCCGCCGTCCAGCGTGAGCCAGCTCACCTTGACGTCGCCGAGGCCCGCCCTGGCGGCCTGGGCCTCCAGGAACTTCTTCTCCTGCATCACGAAGAGCGGCAGGTAGAGGACGCCGTAGCCCTTCGAGATGCGGACCTCCGACACCTCGGCGCGGGCAGGGACCAGCCCGAGGGAGAAAGCGAGGGCCGCGCCGGCCGCGAGGCCGAGGAGCTTGCGTGCGAACATGGGGGATCCTCCCGTTTTCGTCGTTCATGCCCCCGGGACCGTGCGCGATCCAGGGGCGCGGGGTCTTTTTTTCTTAGTGCTGCATGCCCCAGCGGCGGATCGTCTTCTTCTCGATGTTGGCGAAGATCACGTTCTCGACGAAGAGGCCGATCATGATGACGGTGAACAGGCCGGCGAAGACGTTGGTGGTCTCGAGCGCGTTGCGGTTCTCGAAGATGTACCAGCCGAGCCCGCCCGAACCCGAGGAGACGCCGAAGACCAGTTCCGCGGCGATCAGCGTGCGCCAGGCGAAGGCCCAGCCGACCTTGAGGCCGGTGAGGATCGACGGGAAGGCCGCCGGGATCAGGATCGCCCGCACCAGGCTCAGGTTGCGCAGGCCGTAGTTCAGCCCGACCATCTTGAGGGTGTTCGAGACCGAGCGGAAGCCCGCATGGGTGTTGAGGGCGATGGCCCACAAGACCGAGTGGACGAGGACGAAGACCACGCTGCCCTGGCCGAGGCCGAACCAGATCAGCGCCAGCGGCAGGAGCGCGATGGCCGGCAGGGGATTGAACATCGCGGTCAGCGTCTCGAGCAGGTCGGTGCCGATCCGCGAGCCGATGGCGAGCGTGGTCAGCAGGGCCGCGAGCCCGATGCCGATGCCGTAGCCGATGGCCAGCGTCTGGAGCGAGATCAGCGCCTTGGCGGGGATCTCGCCGCTCAGGACCGAGGAGACGAAGGCCTCGACGGTCGCCGAGAAGGTCGGGAACAGGAGCGGGTTGTCGAGCCAGCGGCCATAGATTTCCCAGACCACCGCGAGGGCGGCGAGCACGACGGCCTTGCGCAGCCAGCTCTGGCGATAGGCGAGCTCGGCGAAGGACAGGCGCTGCTCGACGCTGATCGCACCGGCGGCGGAGGTCTCGCGGACGATCTCGGGCCGCGGGGCCAGAGATGTCGAGAGGGGGGCGAGGGTGGCGGTCACGGCGTATCTCCCGGAATGTCTCGTTGTCAGGCGAACAGCATGTCGTTGATGCGGGTCTCCAGGGCGCCCTGCGCGGCGGTGCCCAGTTCCGAGGCCGGCAGGCTGTTCAGCTCCGCCTTGACCTGGCCCGGATGGGGCGAGAGCAGCAGGATGCGGGTGCCGACCTTGATCGCCTCCTCGATCGAGTGGGTGACGAACAGCACCGTGAAGCGGGTGTCCTCCCACAGGCGCAACAGCTCGTCCTGCATCTTGCGGCGGGTGAGGGCGTCGAGGGCCGCGAAGGGCTCGTCCATCAGCAGGATGTCGGGCTCCATCGCCATGCCGCGGGCGATCGCCACGCGCTGCTTCATGCCGCCCGACAGCATGTGGGGGAAGGAATCGGCGAACTTCGCGAGGCCCACCTTCTCGATGTACGACATCGCCCGGTCATCGGCTTCCGCGCCGGTCGCGCGGCCGCTCGCGGTGAGCGCGAAGGCGACGTTCTGCCTGACGGTCTTCCAGGGCAGGAGCTGGTCGAACTCCTGAAACACCATCATCCGGTCGGGGCCGGGCTCGGTGACCTTGCGGCCCTTGAGCTTGATCTCGCCCTCGACCGGAGTCATGTAGCCGCCGATCGCCTTGAGCAGGGTCGACTTGCCGCAACCCGACGGCCCGAGCAGGATGTAGCGGTCGCCCGGCATCACCTCGAAATCGACCCGGTAGGTCGCGGTGACCAGATGATCGGTCGTCTTGTACTGGAGCGTGACACCCTGGACCTGGAGCAGCGGCTCAGGGATGATGGTCGGGCGTGCGTTCATGGCGTGTCCTCCCCGTTTCGTCGTCTGCGGACCGAAGCTCTTGTCCTTGAAGGTGATTCTTTCCTTGAAGGTGCTTGGCCCGGCGTTGGGGGTTGGGTAGCCTTCGAACCTGTCGCCGACCTGACAGATAATGCCGGGTGATGATCGAAGAGGAATTTTCGTGCGTATCCTGCTCGTCGAGGACACGCGGGACGTGGGCGAGGCCATCGCCGCGCGGCTGCGCGGGCTCGGCCACGCGGTCGATTGGGAAACCGACGGGGCGGCCGGCGATGCGCTGCTCGCCGTCCAGGCCTACGACCTCGTGGTCCTCGACGTGAACCTGCCGGGGCTCGACGGCTTCGCGATCCTCAAGCGCCTGCGGGCGCGCCGGGGTCCGGTGCCGGTCCTGGTGCTCACTGCCCGATCGGAGGTCGACGACCGGGTCGGTGCGCTCGATCTCGGAGCCGACGACTACCTGGTGAAGCCGTTCGACTTCCGCGAACTGGAGGCCAGGGTGCGGGCGCTGCTACGCCGCAACAGCGGGCATGCCGACAACGCGCTGACGCTGGGCAACCTGCGCCTCGACCGGGAGGCGCGCAACGCCAGCGTGGCGGGCGAGACCCTGGACCTGACGCGCCGGGAATGGACCCTGATCGAGATCCTGGCGGCGCGGCCGGGGCGCATCTTCGCCAAGGGGGAGCTCCTGGAGCGGGTCTTCGCCTTCGAGGAGGAATCGAGCGAGAACGCCGTCGAGCAGATCGTGGCGCGCCTGCGCCGCAAGCTCACCGCCGCCGGGGCGCAGGCCGAGATCCGCACGCTTCGGGGGCTTGGGTATCAGGTGGTGTGCCAGGAGTGATGTCGACGACGATGGAGCCGCCGATGTCGCCCTCCCATCGGCGACCTCATCCTGAGGTGTTGGCGATCGCAGATCGACTGACCTCGAAGGAGGGCTCCAGAAGTCTCCGAGTTCACTGGAGCCCTCCTTCGAGGCTCGCTTCGCTCGCACCTCAGGATGAGGCCGGGGGTGGGACGAGACGTAGACTATCGGATCCTCGACCGTGATCCCCCGCACCGTCTCGCTGTTCTCCCGCCTCGTCACGGTGCTGGCCCTGGTCCTCGCCATGGGCGCCGGCCTGCTGCTCGTCGCCGCCTGGGCCTCGGCGCGGCTCGCCGCGGACGAGGCCTATGACCGGCTCCTCGTCGGTGCGGCGCTCCAGATCGCGGAATCGATCGCCAGCGACGGGCGGACGATCTCGGTCGATCCGCCGTTCTCGGCCTTCGAGACGCTGGCGCTCAGCCCCCGCGACCGGATCTTCTACAAGGTCGTCGATCCTGGCGACCGGCTGCTCACCGGCGATGCCGATCTCGCCATCCCGGTCGATCGCCAGCATCTCGGCGCCGGCCCGATCCTCCTCGACGGGGAGCATCGCGGCCAGGCGGTGCGGGCGGTGGTGGCGGGGCGCTACGTGCCGGACGCGACGCAGGCGGGCTTCGCCGCCGTGGTGGTGGCCCAGACCCGCGAGGCGCGCAGCCAGCTCACCCGCGCGCTCACCGTCAAGGCGAGCCTGATGGTGCTGGCGATGAGCGCGCTGGCGCTCGGCGCCGTCGCGGTGGCGGTGCGCGCCGCCTTGCGGCCGCTCGGCGCCATCGAGGGCGTGCTGGCGGCCCGCGGGCCCAACGACCTCCAGCCGCTCGGGCTCGCCGCGCCGCAGGAAATCCACCTGCTCGTCGCCTCGATCGACCATTTCATGGGGCGCCTCTCGGGCCACGTCGCAGTGATGAAGCGGTTCATTGCGGACGCCGCGCACCAGATCCGCACGCCGCTGACCGCGCTCGCCGCCCAGCTCGACCTCCTGTCGAGCGAGACCGACGAGGGGCGCCGGCGCGAGCAGCTCGCCCGCATCCGCCGGCGCACCGCCGAGCTGGGGCATCTGACCAACCAGCTCCTGAACCACGCGATGGTGATCCACCGCGCCCGCACGGCCGCCTTCGATCCGGTCGACGTGGCGGGGCTCGCCCGCCGTACCCTGATCGACGCGGTGCAGCAGGCCGGCGACCGGGCGGTCGATGTCGGCCGGACAATCGATTTCGGCTATGAGGGGCCGGAGGACGCCGTGACGATTCCCGCCGACGCCATCGCGCTGCGCGAGGCCCTGTCGAACCTGATCCACAATGCCCTCAAGCACGGCGCGAGGAGCCGGCTCACGGTGCGGGTCGGGCGCGAGCGCGGGCGGGTGGTGCTGGCGGTGGAGGATGACGGGCCGGGCATTCCGGCGATCGACTGGACCCGGGTGCGCCAGCCGTTCCAGGCCGCCACCGGCGGCACGGTCGGGTCCGGCCTCGGCCTGTCGATCGCCGCCGAGGTGGCGGCGGCCCATGGCGGCGAGATGCGCTTCGAGGCGCATTCAGACAAGGGGTTCTGCGTGATCCTGTCTCTGCCGGACGGGGAGGGGCGGGCATGATCCGCCTCGCCCTCGCCCTCGTTATCGGCCTCTCGGGCCCGGCCGCCGCCGAGGAGATGACCCGCTTCCCGGCGAGCGAGCACGAGCGCACGACGCTGACGATCCGGTCCGCCGCCGACCTCGACGCGATGGCGCCGCTGATCCGCGACTACCAATTGCTCTATCCCGACGTGACCGTCGTCTACCACGAATACATCACGGCGGACCTGTTCGGCGAGGTGGCGGCGGCCTGCGCCGCCGGGCGGGGCGCGTCCGACTACGCGGCCGACGTGGTGATCTCCTCCTCGGTCGACCACCTGATCAAGCTCGCCAACGATGGCTGCGCCCGATCCCACCGCTCGATCGAGACCGGCCGCCAGCCCGATTGGGCCGCCTGGCGCGACGAGGTGTTCGGCTTCACCACCGAGCCGGCGGTGATCGCCTACCGGCCGGATCTGGTGCCGCGCGAGGATCTTCCCCACAGCCGGGTCGAGCTCGTCGACCTGCTGCGACGCAAGCCCGATGCTTACGCCGGGCGGATCGGCTCCTACGACATCACATTGTCGGGCATCGGCTACCTGTTCGCGGTCTACGACGCCCGCGCGGCGGCCACCTATGGCCGCCTCGTCGAGGCGTTCGGGCGAGCGAACCTCCAGGTGCGCTGCTGCACCGGCGACCTGATCGCCGATCTCCAGGCGGGGCGCATCGTCATCGGCTACAACCTCCTCGGCTCCTACGTCTACGGGGCGATCCGGCGCGGCGCCCGCCTCGGCCTGGTGGTGCCGCGGGACTACACCCTGGTCCTCAGCCGCGCCGTCCTGGTGCCGGTCACCGCCCGGGCTGTGGGGGACGCCTTCGCCTTCGTCGATTACCTCCTGTCCGAGCGCGGCCAGCGGATCTCGCACGAGCAGGCCTTCTTCTTCCACCGCACCGGCCCGCTGCCGGAGGGCGTCGACGGCCCGCCGAGCCTCGCCGCCGCCGGCGCCTTCCGGCCGATCACCGTCGGCCCGGTGCTGCTCGCGGTGCAGGACCGGGCCAAGCGCGCCCGCTTCCTCGCGGAGTGGCGCCAATCGATCGGCGCGGAGGCGCCCAGGGGGGAGAGGCGGGGGGAGGAGCCGTGAGGGTCCCCGAGGTGACGACCGCTCCCTATTACACGGCTTCCGCTCGATCTGTTCAATACTTGATCTGTTCAATAGAGGCGTAGCGCATCTCCCCTCTCCCACACGGGAGAGGGGCTCCCGCACTTCATTGATTTCACAACCGATCAGTCGGAAGTCGTGTCACCCGCCATCAGCCACACGAGATGCCCGTCCGGGTCGCGCAGCAGCGCGTCTAGGCCGCCGCCGGGCCGCGGGACCGGCCCCCGCGACACGAGCCGCCCGGCATGAGCGGCGCAGGCCGCCGCCACGCCGTCGCCATTGCTCATTGCGATCACCAGCCGGGTCGCCGCAATATCGCCGGGCGCGAGGTCCGAGGCCGACCGAGAAAAGTCACCGCGGTAGCACAGCAATTCGACATGGGGCGGCCGCCCGTCCGGGAACCCGAGGCCCGTCACCTCGACCACAGGGTCGGCGACTGCGTCGAGGCGAGCCTGTTCCGGCCCGGTATTGAGCGAGCGCGACACCACCCGCAGCCCGAGGGATTCGTAGAAGGCGACGCTGCGGGCGGTGTCGGTGACCGAGATCGCCGAATGGTCGAGGCCGAGGCAGGGGTCGCCGGTCTCGCGCCCGCGCCAGGCCTCGGGCATGGCCTCCGGCGGAAAGGCGAGCAATTCGAGGGGATGTCCCTCGGGATCGCGGAACTTGAACGCCGTCACGCCGCCGGACGAGACGGGCAGCCGCACCGGACCGTCGGTCGAGATCGGTCGCCAGCCCGGATGCGCCGACAGGCGACGATGCGCCGCCGCCATGTCGGAGACGATGATGGCGCAGTGCTGGAACAGCGGGCTGTAACCCGGCACCTCGCCCGGAGAGGGCCGGCCGGAGGGGGTCACCGCCACGAGATCGAGGGGCTGGTCGCCGAGGCGTAACGGGACGGTCTGCGCCCGCGCCCCAGGCAGGCCGGCCACGGCGGCAAAATCCGCGGCCGGCGGCGCCGCGCCGTCGGTGAAGCCCAGAGCCCCACGGTAGAACGCCGCCAGGCGCCCCGGATCGACCGAGTTCAGGGCGATGCGGGCGAGGCGGAGCGCGCTCACGGCGTCTGTACCCCGCGCCGGTCGAGGAAGATCGCGTACAGCGTGTGCGAGCCGCCGATGAACAGCCGGTTCTTGGTCGGGCCCCCGAAGGTGATGTTCGAGACCCGGTGCGGCACCAGGATCTTGCCCATCAGCTTGCCCTCGGGGCTGATGCAGTGGACCCCGTCCGCCGCGCTCGACCAGACGTTGCCGTCCTCGTCGACCCGCATCCCGTCACAATAGCCGGGCGAGATCGTGTGGAAGACGTCGCCGCCCGACAATGCCCCGTCGGGCGCGACGTCGAAGACGCGGATGTACTGGCGCGGGTTCGGCTTCGACTGGTCGCCGGTCTCGGCGACGTAGAGCCGGCGCTCGTCGGGCGAGAAGGCGAGGCCGTTCGGCCCGTCGAAATCACCCGCCATCACCTGGATCTCGTTCGTCCGCGGATCGAAGCGGTAGAGGGCCGGCGGCTGCTCCGAGTGTTGGCGCCCGCCCTCGTAGTCGTTCGAGATGCCGTAGACCGGATCGCTGAACCAGATCGTCCCGTCCGACTTCACCACCACGTCGTTCGGCGAATTCAACCGCTTGCCGGCATGGCGCTCGACCAGCGTGGTGACCGTTCCATCGTACTCGGTGCGATAGAGGCAGCGGCCGCGATGCGAGCAGGCGATCAGCCTTCCCTCCCGGTCGCGGGTCTGGCCGTTGGCGTAGTTCGACGGCTCCCGGTAGACCGAGAAGCCCGCGCCCTCGATCCACCGCATGGTGCGGTTGCGCGGCAGGTCCTGGAACAGCAGGCAATCGGCATC
This sequence is a window from Methylobacterium sp. SyP6R. Protein-coding genes within it:
- a CDS encoding SMP-30/gluconolactonase/LRE family protein is translated as MDGFEIHDERFKHYILGNAPLEELGSGFRWIEGPVWMGDADCLLFQDLPRNRTMRWIEGAGFSVYREPSNYANGQTRDREGRLIACSHRGRCLYRTEYDGTVTTLVERHAGKRLNSPNDVVVKSDGTIWFSDPVYGISNDYEGGRQHSEQPPALYRFDPRTNEIQVMAGDFDGPNGLAFSPDERRLYVAETGDQSKPNPRQYIRVFDVAPDGALSGGDVFHTISPGYCDGMRVDEDGNVWSSAADGVHCISPEGKLMGKILVPHRVSNITFGGPTKNRLFIGGSHTLYAIFLDRRGVQTP
- a CDS encoding response regulator transcription factor; the encoded protein is MRILLVEDTRDVGEAIAARLRGLGHAVDWETDGAAGDALLAVQAYDLVVLDVNLPGLDGFAILKRLRARRGPVPVLVLTARSEVDDRVGALDLGADDYLVKPFDFRELEARVRALLRRNSGHADNALTLGNLRLDREARNASVAGETLDLTRREWTLIEILAARPGRIFAKGELLERVFAFEEESSENAVEQIVARLRRKLTAAGAQAEIRTLRGLGYQVVCQE
- a CDS encoding ABC transporter substrate-binding protein, coding for MFARKLLGLAAGAALAFSLGLVPARAEVSEVRISKGYGVLYLPLFVMQEKKFLEAQAARAGLGDVKVSWLTLDGGNVINDAMISGALDIAGTGAPGFLALWSKGRGSPKTEVIGISGMSTTALDLNVNKPEIKSLADFTPKDKIAIPGIKTSLAAVVLQMAVAKQFGPENYAKLDSSTVGLPHPEAVAALLSGKTEIVAHFASPPFTGVERADPKIRTILKASQVFGDITLDVVFALKRFTEANPKMTQAFLAALDESCDFIKANKAETAEIFARASKVKVSPQDVAQILDDPDSRFSATPHGIMEFVTFMNRAGIMKTKPATWQDLFIPALRDRAGS
- a CDS encoding ABC transporter ATP-binding protein, translated to MNARPTIIPEPLLQVQGVTLQYKTTDHLVTATYRVDFEVMPGDRYILLGPSGCGKSTLLKAIGGYMTPVEGEIKLKGRKVTEPGPDRMMVFQEFDQLLPWKTVRQNVAFALTASGRATGAEADDRAMSYIEKVGLAKFADSFPHMLSGGMKQRVAIARGMAMEPDILLMDEPFAALDALTRRKMQDELLRLWEDTRFTVLFVTHSIEEAIKVGTRILLLSPHPGQVKAELNSLPASELGTAAQGALETRINDMLFA
- a CDS encoding ABC transporter substrate-binding protein, translated to MIRLALALVIGLSGPAAAEEMTRFPASEHERTTLTIRSAADLDAMAPLIRDYQLLYPDVTVVYHEYITADLFGEVAAACAAGRGASDYAADVVISSSVDHLIKLANDGCARSHRSIETGRQPDWAAWRDEVFGFTTEPAVIAYRPDLVPREDLPHSRVELVDLLRRKPDAYAGRIGSYDITLSGIGYLFAVYDARAAATYGRLVEAFGRANLQVRCCTGDLIADLQAGRIVIGYNLLGSYVYGAIRRGARLGLVVPRDYTLVLSRAVLVPVTARAVGDAFAFVDYLLSERGQRISHEQAFFFHRTGPLPEGVDGPPSLAAAGAFRPITVGPVLLAVQDRAKRARFLAEWRQSIGAEAPRGERRGEEP
- a CDS encoding response regulator, with the translated sequence MSNDTVKAENAAEDETRHERPVILVVEDEALTIMDLSDVLDAAGFEALQSASAERALSLLELRRDIVALITDVELSGRTDGFELARAAAQMRPDLPIVVVSGRSKPDPDRMPAHARFVARPCRGDDILDELRILLKA
- a CDS encoding VOC family protein encodes the protein MSALRLARIALNSVDPGRLAAFYRGALGFTDGAAPPAADFAAVAGLPGARAQTVPLRLGDQPLDLVAVTPSGRPSPGEVPGYSPLFQHCAIIVSDMAAAHRRLSAHPGWRPISTDGPVRLPVSSGGVTAFKFRDPEGHPLELLAFPPEAMPEAWRGRETGDPCLGLDHSAISVTDTARSVAFYESLGLRVVSRSLNTGPEQARLDAVADPVVEVTGLGFPDGRPPHVELLCYRGDFSRSASDLAPGDIAATRLVIAMSNGDGVAAACAAHAGRLVSRGPVPRPGGGLDALLRDPDGHLVWLMAGDTTSD
- a CDS encoding ABC transporter permease; this translates as MAPRPEIVRETSAAGAISVEQRLSFAELAYRQSWLRKAVVLAALAVVWEIYGRWLDNPLLFPTFSATVEAFVSSVLSGEIPAKALISLQTLAIGYGIGIGLAALLTTLAIGSRIGTDLLETLTAMFNPLPAIALLPLALIWFGLGQGSVVFVLVHSVLWAIALNTHAGFRSVSNTLKMVGLNYGLRNLSLVRAILIPAAFPSILTGLKVGWAFAWRTLIAAELVFGVSSGSGGLGWYIFENRNALETTNVFAGLFTVIMIGLFVENVIFANIEKKTIRRWGMQH
- a CDS encoding sensor histidine kinase, whose translation is MIPRTVSLFSRLVTVLALVLAMGAGLLLVAAWASARLAADEAYDRLLVGAALQIAESIASDGRTISVDPPFSAFETLALSPRDRIFYKVVDPGDRLLTGDADLAIPVDRQHLGAGPILLDGEHRGQAVRAVVAGRYVPDATQAGFAAVVVAQTREARSQLTRALTVKASLMVLAMSALALGAVAVAVRAALRPLGAIEGVLAARGPNDLQPLGLAAPQEIHLLVASIDHFMGRLSGHVAVMKRFIADAAHQIRTPLTALAAQLDLLSSETDEGRRREQLARIRRRTAELGHLTNQLLNHAMVIHRARTAAFDPVDVAGLARRTLIDAVQQAGDRAVDVGRTIDFGYEGPEDAVTIPADAIALREALSNLIHNALKHGARSRLTVRVGRERGRVVLAVEDDGPGIPAIDWTRVRQPFQAATGGTVGSGLGLSIAAEVAAAHGGEMRFEAHSDKGFCVILSLPDGEGRA
- a CDS encoding amidohydrolase/deacetylase family metallohydrolase produces the protein MQHELILRGARIIDPSQNHDAIADVAFANGLVSGFGRGLPAGEGTEVREMNGAIVTPGLIDLHTHVYWGGTSLGIDADAFCRLSGVTTSVDTGSAGPGNFPGFRKHVIERAEARILAYLHVSFAGIYGFSKTIMVGESQDMRLMAPREAVAVAEANRDVIIGIKVRVGAHASGTQGTAPLEIALQVAEETGLPLMAHIDEPPPSYEAVLDMLRPGDVLTHAFRPFPNSPVTAQGAVKPAVRQARERGILFDIGHGKGSFAFKTARAMLAGGFQPDTISSDVHALCIDGPAFDQVTTMSKMLCLGMSLNEVIAASTVNAAVALKRMEYGTLKVGALGDATVLAVRDGQFDYVDVLGEHMTGDKRITSEGVVLRGRWWHPV